The sequence GAAACCGGCAGCAGAAGCTCCCAAGCCGGAAGCTCCCAAGCCGGAAGTGAAGGCAGAAGAACCCAAGCCGAAGCCGAAGGGATTATTTGGGAGGTTATTCGGATAATGTTATACGGAGCATTAGAGGCCGGCGGAACAAAGATGATTTGCGCTGTCGGCAATGAGGAAGGCCAGATACTTGATCAGGTTTCGATCCCAACTGCCACACCTGAGGAGACCATGCCCGCCATCATCGAGTACTTCAAGGCAAAAATTGATGTGCCCGAAGGTGAGGAGAAGATTCAGGCAATTGGTGTAGCGTGTTTCGGACCTGTCGACGTCAGGCCGAACTCCAAGACCTATGGGAACATTCTCTACACGCCCAAAATCCCCTGGCGCAATTTCCCAATGGTCAAAACTCTCAAGGAAGCACTTGGTGATATTCCTGTAGGGTTTGACACAGACGTGAACGGCTCACTTCTCGGCGAAGCTACGTGGGGCTGTGCGAAGGGACTCACTGACGCAGTGTATTTCACCATCGGCACGGGCATAGGCATGGGAGCAATGAGCGGCGGAAACCTCATTCACGGAATGCTTCACCCCGAAGCAGGACACATCAAGTTAGTACCAGTTCCCGGCGACGAATACGCTGGACACTGCCCGAATCACGGCCAGTGCTTCGAGGGAATGGCGTGCGGTCCGGCAATCGAGGCTCGCTGGGGAAAACCCGCAAAGGAACTCCGCGAGATGCCCGAAGTCTGGGATCTTGAGGCCAAGTACATCGCGCAGGCTTTGACATCTGTGATATACATGCTCAGCCCGCAGAAAATCATTCTCGGCGGAGGAGTCTCAAACCAGTCGCAGATTTTCCCGCTTGTCCGCAAATATGTGCTTGAGTACATCAACGGCTACATTGACACGAAGGAGCTCCGCAACATCAACGCCTACATCGTTCCGGCAGCACTGAACGGGAATCAGGGCA comes from Synergistaceae bacterium and encodes:
- a CDS encoding ROK family protein; the encoded protein is MLYGALEAGGTKMICAVGNEEGQILDQVSIPTATPEETMPAIIEYFKAKIDVPEGEEKIQAIGVACFGPVDVRPNSKTYGNILYTPKIPWRNFPMVKTLKEALGDIPVGFDTDVNGSLLGEATWGCAKGLTDAVYFTIGTGIGMGAMSGGNLIHGMLHPEAGHIKLVPVPGDEYAGHCPNHGQCFEGMACGPAIEARWGKPAKELREMPEVWDLEAKYIAQALTSVIYMLSPQKIILGGGVSNQSQIFPLVRKYVLEYINGYIDTKELRNINAYIVPAALNGNQG